A window of Chlorocebus sabaeus isolate Y175 chromosome 14, mChlSab1.0.hap1, whole genome shotgun sequence contains these coding sequences:
- the LRATD1 gene encoding protein LRATD1, whose translation MGNQLDRITHLNYSELPTGDPSGIEKDELRVGVAYFFSDDEEDLDERGQPDKFGVKAPPGCTPCPESPSRHHHHLLHQLVLNETQFSAFRGQECIFSKVSGGPQGADLSVYAVTALPALCEPGDLLELLWLQPAPEPPAPAPHWAVYVGGGQIIHLHQGEIRQDSLYEAGAANVGRVVNSWYRYRPLVAELVVQNACGHLGLKSEEICWTNSESFAAWCRFGKREFKAGGEVPAGTQSPQQQYYLKVHLGENKVHTARFHSLEDLIREKRRIDASGRLRVLQELADLVDDKE comes from the coding sequence ATGGGCAACCAACTGGACCGCATCACCCACCTCAACTACAGCGAGTTGCCCACAGGGGACCCTTCGGGGATTGAGAAGGACGAACTGCGGGTCGGGGTCGCCTATTTCTTTTCGGATGATGAGGAAGACCTGGACGAACGCGGGCAGCCCGACAAGTTTGGCGTGAAGGCTCCCCCGGGTTGCACCCCCTGCCCGGAGAGCCCcagccgccaccaccaccacctgctgCACCAGCTGGTCCTCAACGAGACTCAGTTTTCCGCCTTTCGGGGCCAGGAATGCATCTTTTCCAAAGTGAGCGGCGGGCCTCAGGGCGCCGACCTGAGCGTCTACGCGGTCACCGCGCTGCCAGCGCTCTGCGAACCCGGAGACCTGCTGGAGCTGCTGTGGTTGCAGCCCGCCCCGGAGCCGCCCGCGCCCGCCCCACACTGGGCCGTCTACGTGGGCGGCGGGCAGATCATCCACCTGCACCAAGGCGAGATCCGCCAGGACAGCCTATACGAGGCGGGCGCGGCCAACGTGGGCCGGGTGGTGAATAGCTGGTACCGCTACCGCCCGCTGGTGGCCGAGCTGGTGGTGCAGAACGCCTGCGGCCACCTGGGCCTCAAGAGCGAGGAGATCTGCTGGACGAACTCGGAGAGCTTCGCCGCCTGGTGCCGCTTTGGCAAGCGGGAGTTCAAGGCGGGAGGGGAGGTGCCGGCCGGCACGCAGTCCCCGCAGCAGCAGTACTATCTCAAGGTGCACCTGGGAGAGAACAAGGTCCACACTGCCAGGTTTCACAGCCTGGAAGACCTCATCCGCGAGAAGCGCCGCATCGACGCCAGCGGCCGCCTGCGAGTGCTCCAGGAGCTCGCCGACCTCGTGGACGACAAGGAGTAG